Within Amedibacterium intestinale, the genomic segment GACAGCAGCAATGTACAGCCTGAAGAATGGATCTTGATTGCGAGAAGAATTGCAAAAGCTATAAAAGATTATGATGGGATTGTCGTTACTCATGGAACAGATACATTGGCGTATACAGCAAGTGCTTTATCTTTTATGTTAGAGAACTTGCCTGTTCCAGTTATTATGACAGGATCTCAGCTTCCCCTTGAACATCCTTTAAGTGATGGAGTAGACAATATTCGCTGCTCTTTTGCAGCAGCACTTCAGGATGGCTTGAAAGGTGTATATGTATGTTTTAATCGTCAGTTAATATTAGGAACTAGAGCGGTAAAAGTGCGCACAATGAATTTAAATGCATTTGAAAGTGTAAATGTAGAACCTGCAGCTATTTTAAATGCGAAAGGTATGGAATTTCATGAAGATTTATTAATTCGTTCTAAAAAAGAGTTTCATTTAGCGGATACTTTATGTAAGAAAGTTTTCTTATTAAAGCTTACACCGGGATTAAATCCAGAAATCTTTGATATGCTTTCTTATATGGGATATAAAGGAATTGTTATTGAAGCATTTGGTGCTGGCGGCATGCATTTTGAAAGAAGAGATTTAGTATCAAAACTGGAAGAAATGGCAAAACAGGGAATCAGTGTTGTAGCATGCAGTCAATGTTTATATGAACACAGTGATTTTACGATTTATCAAACAGGACAGAAAGTTTTGCAGCAGGGCGTTATTCCGGCATGGGATATGACAAGTGAGGCAGCACTTGCAAAACTTATGTGGGCACTTGGTAAAACAACAGATAGAGAAGAAGTGAAAAAACTGTTTGAAACGAATTTTGTGAATGAAATTACACTGATATAAGGTTTCAAACAATAGGTATTAGGAAAGCAGGTGAAAATATGGATAAGAAAAGTATTTTTGAAGATTTCCATTGTCCGCGCTGGGAAGAACTTCCTCAAATGGATTTATATATGGATCAGCTAGTTACTTTGCTGAATGGATATCTTACCCCATTTACAACAGAGAAACAGGGAAAGAAGATTACAAGTACGATGATCAATAACTATGTAAAACATGGAATTGTACATGCGCCTGTGAGAAAGCGTTATACAAAAGAACATGTTGCCTATCTGATTGTGGTGTGTATTTTGAAGTCTGTATATTCATTAGAAGAAATCAGTACTCTGATACAAGTACAGATAGAAAAATGTCCACAGGAACTTGCGTATAATTATTTCTGTACAGAATTGGAAAATTGTTTGTCCTCTATTTTCAAGTGTGAAGAAATACAGCATATTCCAAGTGAAAATGTATCTGCATCAGAGGTCGTGCTAATATGTAATACATTACAATCTGTCGCATATACAGTTTATGTAAGAGAGGTTTTAAAATAAATTGGATATTAAGCAATGCAGGAACTCTAAATGCTGCATTGCTTTTTTCTAAGCAGTGAAAAAAACGCCATAATAGAAAGTGATGATTACATGATTCACTAGAAAAATAAGAATTGATAATATAAAAAGCAGCACTTGTCACTGGCTGCACTTCATAAGAAGCAAAATTCTGTGCTGCTTGTTTTTTACTATATAGTATGTGTTACACTTGGTTCATCGCTTTTGGACAATAATTTTTTATAAGCAATATCTATGCACAGTGCACCAAAAGGAGCTGTTATTAAAATTGCAGTTACTGCTACTGTTAATACTATATTTCCGCAAGATAACCCCATTGCCAGGGGGACACCTCCGATAGCTGCCTGTA encodes:
- a CDS encoding asparaginase, with protein sequence MKKILFLTTGGTIASSESEEGLVPSLTSSELLGYLGTHQQEALVECEDLLHLDSSNVQPEEWILIARRIAKAIKDYDGIVVTHGTDTLAYTASALSFMLENLPVPVIMTGSQLPLEHPLSDGVDNIRCSFAAALQDGLKGVYVCFNRQLILGTRAVKVRTMNLNAFESVNVEPAAILNAKGMEFHEDLLIRSKKEFHLADTLCKKVFLLKLTPGLNPEIFDMLSYMGYKGIVIEAFGAGGMHFERRDLVSKLEEMAKQGISVVACSQCLYEHSDFTIYQTGQKVLQQGVIPAWDMTSEAALAKLMWALGKTTDREEVKKLFETNFVNEITLI
- a CDS encoding DUF1836 domain-containing protein — translated: MDKKSIFEDFHCPRWEELPQMDLYMDQLVTLLNGYLTPFTTEKQGKKITSTMINNYVKHGIVHAPVRKRYTKEHVAYLIVVCILKSVYSLEEISTLIQVQIEKCPQELAYNYFCTELENCLSSIFKCEEIQHIPSENVSASEVVLICNTLQSVAYTVYVREVLK